The Methanocaldococcus jannaschii DSM 2661 genome has a segment encoding these proteins:
- a CDS encoding metallophosphoesterase, with the protein MKIVGITDLHGKLPPAVREFKDFADVLVVCGDITHFGKGIEVIEKLAELSDYMEVLCVPGNCDTKEVIDELNSFKLNIDRKVKKIENINFVGIGGSNKTPFNTPNEYTEEEIYNKLINVVKNLKNIFLVSHAPPYNTMADIVDLDKDIHVGSKSIRKIIEDFNENIRFCACGHIHESRCIDKIGNTIVVNPSPKSYFVYDTKKNMVVLDDFNGF; encoded by the coding sequence ATGAAAATAGTGGGAATTACTGATTTACATGGAAAATTACCTCCAGCAGTTAGAGAATTTAAAGATTTTGCTGATGTTTTAGTTGTTTGTGGGGATATAACACACTTTGGTAAAGGAATTGAGGTTATAGAGAAATTGGCTGAGTTATCAGATTATATGGAAGTTCTATGCGTTCCAGGAAATTGTGATACTAAAGAAGTTATTGATGAGTTGAATAGCTTTAAATTAAATATAGATAGAAAAGTGAAAAAAATAGAGAATATAAATTTTGTTGGAATAGGAGGGAGTAATAAGACCCCTTTTAACACTCCAAATGAATACACCGAAGAAGAAATATACAATAAGCTCATAAATGTGGTTAAAAACTTAAAAAATATATTTTTAGTTAGCCATGCCCCTCCATATAACACAATGGCTGATATTGTTGATTTAGACAAAGATATCCACGTTGGAAGTAAAAGCATTAGAAAGATAATTGAAGATTTTAATGAAAATATAAGATTCTGTGCCTGTGGGCATATACATGAAAGTAGGTGTATAGATAAAATTGGAAATACAATAGTTGTGAATCCATCTCCAAAGAGTTATTTTGTCTATGACACTAAAAAGAATATGGTTGTTTTAGATGATTTTAATGGATTTTAA